gcaatggggaaaggattccctatttaataaatggtgctgggaaaactggctagccatatgcagaaaacagaaactagacCTCTTTctcacaccttatgcaaaaattatgtcaagatgggttaaagacttaaatgtaaaacccaaaaccataaaaaccctagaagaaaaccaaggcaatagggttagggttagggttagggttaggggttagggttcgggttaggTTTAGGCCTGGACCAGGATCCCAGATCACCTATCCCATCACCCTGAGCCCATGTCCTTCACATGCTTCTCTCTCGCATCATCTTTCCAGAAGTATCTCCTACCTAATCTGACCTCCTTTGGCCTCTTCTCTATATTTAATCAAAGAagtctttttaaagaacaaatgagTTACTATGTTACCTGCCTAAAGCCTTCCCTTGCTCCCCACTGCCTTAGGGTGAAAGACAACCATAACCTTTGTCCTCACCCCCCCACCTCTTGGGCTTCGTCTCTTCCCCTTTGTCTCCTTTCATACTGTTAGCTCATGCTCCTGAATTAATTGGAACTCCCTATTTATGACGTGTCTTCTCCCAACTGTAATCCTTTTGCAcatgctgtcccctctgccttTAACACTCTTACCAACCCTGCTGcatttgtctgttcttttttaGGTTACCGAGTAGATCTTTCTTTTTCCAGGTAACCTCCCTGGCTTGCTGGCCTCCAGGGTAAAGTAATCCCTACTGAGTTCTCTGGGAGCAACTCTATGCTGTTATGATCTGTGTTACCACCAGTTTCTCCTGGCTCCTGAGAGAAGGCTGGATATAGAAGATAATGCTGCCATCCATTAGGAGAAAGGGAATGCTGTATGGAACCCAGCAGTTCTCCAGGACACCTCTTGGTACTTCCACTGACCACAGTAAACGTTCATAAAAAACTAACCCAACCAACTAAATAACCAACAAAGGCAGGACCACTAAGGGTTtggacccttcaggaatgaaggttttgaTCACCCTACTGGTAAAAAGCCAGAACAATGGAAGGGTGGGCTCAAGGCAAATGGAACCTGGGATGAATAATGTAAGAAGGAATTTATGAATATTAACTACAGCATTGTGACCAGTTACAGAAAGAGAACTATAGTAGTGATAcagttttttctccttgtttgtatgtgtatgtctatctgtatctatgtcatctatctttctatttattaatctatatgcacattttgttttgttttgttttgagagggggtctcgctgtatcacccaggctggagtgcagtggcggatctcggctcaccacaacctctgcctcctgggttcaagcaattctcctgcctcagcctcctgagtagctgggattacaggcatgcatcaccatgcccagctaatttttgtatttttagcagagatggggtttcaccatgttggctaggctggtcttgaaatcctgacctcaggtgatccgcctgccttagcctcctaaagtgctaggtttacaggtgttAACAACTGCACtcagtctgttttgttttaagagataaggtcttgctgtgttgcccaggttgccctcaaactcctgggctcaagagatcctcctgcctcagcttcccaagtagctgaggttacaggcacaagccaccatgcctggctagcatatttgtttttattaactaattttttcttttgtttcctcttttatcctTGTTATTTTATAGAAGGATTATTGGCAGGAGCTTGTAGGTTATAAACTCTTCAGGCAGAACTGCCAAGGAATAACCTCACTCAAAAGATGGGTGCAGTGTCTGTTGGGGCTTCCTATCTCCCCTCtgtgggagaaggggagagggccTTGTGTTAATATGAAGGATGCATTGAAACTtgttatacaaaaaatatacatttattaatgtaGTACAGAAGACTTAATATCTGTAGAAGAATGTGTGTGGATGCTGAGCAACAAAAGGGGTGGCTGGGCCAGTGAGAAGCTATTGACACCTGGTTAGGTGCAGTGTcaggtaattccagcactttcggaggccgaggtggatggatcacctgaggtcagtagttcaagaccagcctggccaacatggcaaaaccctgcctctgctaaaaatacaaaaattagctgggcatggtggcgggtgcctgtaatcccagctacttgggaggctgaggcaggagaatcacttgaacctgggaggcagaggttgcagggagccaagatcgtgtcattgtaCTCCCgactgggcaataagagtgaaactccatctcaaaatgaaaaaagagaagctACTGACTCTCAGCTCCAAACTGAGCCTTCTATACTTAACTTGGCAATGGTGGGACTGGAACTGTCTGAATTACATTAGTTTTGCCAGCCGGCTCCTTGTTAGGGGCTGTCAGGCAGACAAAGATACACTCCTTTCTGTTGTCTTTGTTGTTCATGCCAATGTCATCTCAGCAGTGTCATTTCACTTCCAGTTTCCAGTTTTTTCCACACTCCTAGAATCAGCTTCATCTCTCTCTTCAGAGGCTCCACTGGGCAGTGCTCCCCAGCCAGAGGTCTGGGTCGCAGCTCTGCAGAAACCCTGATCTGAGCTCCCAGGAGCCAGCCCCAGCTGGTCTCTGCTCAGGTGTCTGGGTTGCAGGTCCTGGGGGGTCCCTCTGTTGACCTTCTAGGTTCTCACAACCTAATCTCTTACTATTGTCCCCAGTCCTTGAGGGGGTGCCTGCATCCTGCAGTTACTTTCTCTGTTACCTCAAtgtcttcctttgcttttctagttccctgGTAGCCACCGATTTCCTGATAttaaattctttccatttttctttttattttttgagatggagaatcacactatcacccgggctggagtggagtggcgctatcttggctcactacaacctccgcctcccaggttcaagtgattctcgtgcctcagcctcctgagtagctgggattacaggcacccaccaccacgcccagctaattttttgtatttttagtagagacggggtttcactatgttggccaggcagtctcgaactcctgaccttgtgatctgcctgtcttggcatcccaaagtgctgggattacaggcatgagccacggcgtcctgcctctttccatttttctaactgAACTCTTAGTGATACAAGATAATGCAGAGTTCCTTCTCACACGGATCCTACAgtccagtgggagagacagatattaagcaaataattacatttaattatgttGAAATAAGTGCCATGAAGGAGAAGTACAAAGTTTATTAGCATATTAAAGGCCCTGAGAAGTTCTGCAGTAAAGAAGCCTGGTTAGCGTTGTTTAGGGCAACATCTCCTTATTTTATTTGACCAAGAAACTTCATGGTAAACCTATTAGCACCCAGCAGAGTTAGCGTGCTACATAGTAGTGCATTGTGCAAATGGAAAAGGGAAGTCATTGAAGAAATGTGAGCTGGGGGACTTGGAGTGTGAGCATTTGCCATGTTCCTCCAGTAGCATCCAGTGGGTTAGGGGCATCTTAGCTGCAGGATTCCAGTCATAGGATCAACTGACAATTCtccttgctcttttcttttcttttttttttttttgagacagagtctcgctctgtcgcccaggctggagtgcagtggcgcgatcttggctcactgcaagctccgcctcccgggttcacgccattctcctgtctcagcctccccagtaggtgggactacaggcgcccgccaccacacccggctaattttttgtatttttagtagagacggggtttcaccgtgttagccaggatggtctcgatctcctgacctcatgatccgcccgcctcggcctcccaaagtgctgggattacaggtgtgagccaccgcgcccggcctctccttGCTCTTACTCTAGCCCCATGAGGCACCTTTCTGGTCATCACCGACTTACTGAGTAAATTTCCCTATAGGGAGAGGATGCTCTCATTCACCAGCACAGATGTTCTGGTCTACCTGGCAGTTTCTTTCTCATTATAGAGCAAGGTTTCTTGACCTAGGTCTTTAGAGGGACCATCCACCCCTTAAGACTATctgcaaaatgtgtgtgtgtgtgtatgcatgtgcgcgTGTGggcgcacatgtgtgtgtgtgtgcatgcatggacATTTTTCCGGCAAGAGGGTCCATATCTTTTGATATTCCTAGTGGGAGTGTGACTTCAGAAAAGGATAAGTTTAGGAATCACTGCATTAAAGGAAAATGTTCTATTATTTGTGTATTGATCTCCTGTGAGTGTGGTCACTGTAAATGGGTTCTTCTTCGTCTGATCAGCCTTGTGTTGACTCACCAAACTGAGGTTCTGGATCCTCCAAGGTACCTACTCCCCTGGCTAAAGGATGAACCAACCTTCTTGGACCTCAAGGGATCACTCCCCTCTAGGCCATTGCCTGTGCCATTTCCTCTTGCTGGGAAACCCTCTCCCCAGGCCTTGTGGTCAACTCCCAGTtattcttcaggtctcagcttagaaGTCATTTCCTCCTTGAAACCTTCTCTGACTAACCGCTTCGGGATTTGATAGCCCTTATTTGTGCTCCCACAGCATCCGTCACACCTCTCTGGGGCCCCTACTTTCCCTTCCCACAGGACCATGTTTTCCCCTTCATTGTGTCTGTTCCATGATACAATTAACTGTTTATAGTACTTCTCTGCCACTTTTAGAATGCAAGCTCCACAAGGAAGGGGGGCTGTGTCCAGCTTTGCTCTGCTTTTCCCCCAACACCAAGCACAGTGTCTAGCATATATTAGGTGCCCATTAAAATCGAAGGaatgcatacaaaaataagtacCTTAATCCTTTCAGTGCGACATTTATGTGCCGTCACAGCTAGACCACGAATGTCCTTTTACCTCACTCTAGGACTATGTACAGATTTGCCAGCCACGAGaagtccaaaaaataaaacatccagGTAATCAACTTTCATCTTCTATCAGCAAAAGCTTCTTTCTCGTCAAGTGTGTGCATACATTTGTACATACAGATGCACATACTTATATGTGGGTGAAGAGAAAACGTGCTGCAGTGTCGGAAGAAACCTACCTGTGTTTCTTAGAAAGCGGTTCCTATAGCCCTTGACTACCCTCGTGACTGGGTTATAGAAGCCATCTCCACAATCGTAATAGCCCCTGGGGATTTTTCTAGGTGGGTCCATATTGGTGAGTTGAGCCATACCTTGAAAGAACATAATGGGCAATTAGTTCACCATCAAGGTCAAATCCAAACCCAGTGTTCCCATAAGGTCCACTTGTGGCTGGTGGCTCATGTGACTATCTGGCTCCCCTGTTGAACTAAATACCCCCTACTCAGGGCAAGAAGCAAACCCAGCAGAAACAGTGCCCCAAAGGAACTTTCTGAACATGGCTCTTGGGAACAGGGTCTTGGGAACGAGACCCtctgtcttcttcttcctttgacCCCATCCTCCTCCATTTCTTCGGATACCATGACAAAGGGCACAGGTTCTGAAGTTAGACAGATGCTGAGGGTAAGTCAGAGTTGGCAAATGGATAGGAGAGCATCAGATCCAGAAGAGGGGTGGCATTCAAAgcgtgggcagaggccagaggcaTGGATCCTTAAGCCCCACTCTGGAAACCTTGTAGAGCAGAGCACGTATGAAGGAGAACAGCAGAAAAGAAATGGATCAGGTGGACAAGGGGCAGGTGGTGGAGAACTTTGACTCTTGCCAAAATTACCACGGTGGCTGCCACTCATTGaatgtttattatgtgccaggcattgtgctcctCTTTTATTTAATCCTGAGAGCAACTCTgtggctccattttacagataagaaaactgaggctcagagaagttaaagtaactttcccaaggttatCCAGCTAGGAGGCAGTCCAGCTCTGGAACCTGTATGTTCAGGTGCCAACATCAGGAGAGGAGACAGCCTAGGTGCAGCCACAGGACCAGGGACACTGAGATCtctgggagagaaagaagattGAGTGCACCTTTTAGGTCATGCACGCTAGGTATGTGTATCTTGAAACGCCATGGCTCAAGTAAAGGGAGAGGTTGGAATAAATAACTTCTCAGGTTCCTTCTAACTATAGTTGCTATAGTTCCTTGTTCTCTAGACTGAGAGCTGGATGCCCACTGAGCACACAGCACCACACCCACAACCCAGAGTCTTGCACACAGTAGGAACTCTTGTGTTGCTTAATGACATGCCTAACCGTAACCCTGAcactgaccctgatcctaaaccTAACCCCATATGTACTGGCTAATGACTACCGAGAACTTACTCCATGTCAAGCACTTTACAGCCATTCTCTCACCAAAGCCTCATGCCAATGCCCATCTCACAGATGCTCCAAGAGGTCACGGGGCACTTTTAACCCTCACCCTGCCTTACAGGCAGGACGAGTTGCCCTAACAATGCCAGCCCCGAGAGGCAAAGTGTGGAGTGACAAGGGAAGGAAGTAGCTACTTAGAATCAAGCTGCTCTTCTGAGGGTCACAGGAGAAGTAGGGGAGAGCCAGGCAGGTTCGGGAAAAGCCACCACGAGACTGGCAGAGGCTTAGCTTTAGCAAAACCAGCCATTGTGTGAGAGCTAAGGCTTAAGGCTGAGGGCTTTTTGCCTACAGCCTTAATTGGGGTGAAGAGCCCATGGCAAAGTCCAGGCCTCCCATCATAACTAATCCGGGAGGAGTGATTTGCAAGGTTCTCAAGCTGCAGCTAGACTGGCAGCTCTTTGAAGGGAGAGATGATGTCCTCTTAACTCTGGTCTCCCTGGGTCCAGCCAGTGTCTGACATACAGTAGGAGCTTAGGAAATATTTCTTAATGTCATTGCCTTAACTCCCCTAAGCACATACTTCACCCTGCACTGTGATGTCAATATCATTATCCCTGTTTGACAATAACTCTTTAACGAGTACCCACTGTATGCCAGACAATGTGCTAGGGCCCTGCCCTCATGTTGCTCACAGCTTGGGAAGACGAGCTGAACACTCACGATCCAAGCCCTGGGAGGAGGTCATGGCTGCTGTGATATGCCACAGGGAGACCTTACCTAGTGTGGGAATTCAGGGAAGGGGCTCCCAGCTTCAGGAcgttgagctgagacctgaaggacgGGAAGGAGTTATTTGGGTGAAGTAAGAGGGTTAAAGTATTCCAAGCAGAGAGAATGGCAGGAAAAAGTGTGGTCTCTTTGAGAaatagagagaaagcaagcatggcaagaagggagagagaaaaaccgAGAAGGGTGGGTAGCCTAGGATGAGGCTGGGACATGAGCAGGAGCCAGAGAATGTCACTGTTTCTGAGAATTTGAAACCTTATCTTGAGGGTATAGGGAGCACTCAAGGGGCGGGGCGGGAGGGAGGCAATCAGATTCACACTTTAAAAGATGTaagcggccgggcatggtggctcacgcctgtaatcccaagttaAGGAGGGAaggttgcttaaggccaggagttctagatgagcctgggcaccatggcaagacccatctctacaagaaacttaaaaaaaaaaattaaccaggaatggtggcacattcctgtagttccagctacttaggaggccagaTCActtggcaggaggatcgcttgagcccaggagttcaaagttacagtgagctatgatcataccactgcactccagcctgggcaacagagcaagactctgtctcaaaaaaaaaaagatggaagtgaCTGCAGAATGGAGAATGACCTCAAGGGGGCCAAGTGGGGATCTCTGGACTCAGGTCATCAAGGGGAAAGATGATGGAGGGCTGGAACAGGGCAGTGGCAAAGAGTATGAAGAGAAtgctgcctggcacatggaagtgctcaataaatatttgttgaataaacaaataaagtctATATTTCAGAGGGAAAATCCATAGGACCATTGCACttagggggcaggggaagggaggatTAGGCTTACCTAGGTGGATGGGCATGACATTCAGTGAGGCAGCCATCACGGTGGGGGTGACAATGAATTCAGTGCAAACAAGTTGAGAACGACCAATGCAGGTGTCAGGGAAGCTTGATGCAGGGATCTTAGGCTCAGGGATTCTGATTTCAGTTTAGAAGCCGATGGTAGTTGAAGGCTTAGAAGTGTATCAACTTGTTCAGGAAGAGCATatagaatgaaaacagaaaatgcctAAGCCAGAGAGCCCCGGGAACCTCAACGTGAataactgggggtggggggatgttgAGGAGGCAGTGGCAAAGAAGCCTGGGGATAGGAGGAAAATAGCAGAGTAAGTGTCAGGAGGGCAAAGGGAGAGAAGGCGGCTCACCCGGTCAACTAACTGACCCAAGGTCATgaagctgggaagggaaggagatgggGGTTTGAGCtcaggtctgcctgactccagtGCCTGGGTGCTTCCTGGAGGCTTCTGCCCTGACGGAGGTTGACTTGTGCAGGCTCATCCAGCTATAGACAGAGAATGCTAGGACTCAAACCCACAATTTCTGGCTCCATGCTCTGTCAACCACAGCTCATGGTCTCTCACAAGCTAAGTTGGGATTGTTTTTATAGTATACAGAgttgtttccccatctgtcattTTGGATATATTATCTCTGCTGTGCCAAAAACtacactcttctttttttatttttttattatttatttattttttattatactttaagttctggggtacatgtgcagaatgtgcaggtttgttacataggtatacacgtgccatggtggtttgctgcacccatcaacctgtcatctacattaggtatttgtcctaatgctatccctcccctcccttcgtCTTGAGGCTCACCTGACCTGGAACACGTCTCAAAATTTTAAGGTGCCACTCTCTGAATCCAGACTTATAGTCCAAATGTAGCCCTCCGTGATGAAACACGGTTTTTGCAGGGAGGTAGCATGATACAGAGGACCTCAGAGAGGAAGACTGGGCTGCCAGTGTGAGCTCTGCCACAGGGAACCATGTCTGAACTCCACAGCCTCAACCTGGAGTGACATGGGACTAGGAAGGCTGACTGGGCAGGGTCATCTGGACATTAGGGAGACAGGGATTACAGAGAGCCTCCCCCAGCACCTGATACACAAAGCACATGCTCTGTCAGTACTGCTTTCGTCCttaactctttctttttaaaatatttacataattttagtgTTATAGTAGGTACCACGAATAAGAACAGCTGACATGTACCGTGCACCCACATGCATTCAAGGCATTGTTCTAAACACCTgacatgaattatcttatgtacAACAATCTTGGGAGGTAGATGATGCTGTTGAccccattttgattttttttttttttttctgagaccagagtgtcgctctgtcgcccaggctggagtgcagtggcgtgatgtcagctcactgcaaactccacctagtgagttcaaacgattctcatgcctcagcctcctgagtagctgggattacaggcatgccaccatacccggctaatttttgtatttttagtagagacaggtttcactatgttggccaggatggtctggaagtcctgacctcaagtgatccacccgccttggcctcccaaagtgctgggattacaggcatgagtcaccacgcccagctgattgactccattttgaaggggagaaactgaggcacagtgggtAAAGTCCCTTGCCCATGGTCCTCTGGCTAGCACAGTGGAGCTGAGATATGAGGACTGGCCTTCCTGGCTCCAGGACCTGGCTCTTTTGTATTCTTCTACGCCTGCTCAGTTCCTCTTCCCCTTTAAGTTACTTCAGTAGGACACAGTCCACTTATCCGAAACTGTCTTAGTTTCCCTCTCAGTTTGGGTATGAAGGAAAGGGTGGGTGCCTGGGTACCTGCAGGCTTCAAGCCATTGAGGATCTCTGTGTAAAACCTCCGATCATAGCCGTCGCAGTAATGCCAGTTCTTCTCATCATAGTGCAGCCCATCTATGAAGGTATATGTGCCCTGGAAGACAAGGAGCACACATGTGCATCTGAGGAAGCTGAAGGCTTTTGGCCAAGAGGTTCAGATATCAAGGGAAGTGGGGGCCTTTCTGATGGCTGCAGTAAAGAAGTGGTAACTATCACAATTACTATGGTTGTGACGACAAGAGGGAATGGGTATAAGTGCCGAGCCCTGTCCCTGCCGCTCAAAGTGGGTGAACTCACTTTGGCAGATGAACTTGGGCAGATGACCCACTCTCTCTGgtccttcatttcctcatttgtaaaattaagttaatgatactgtacataaaatagggttGATTGAAAATTCAATGAGATAGCACACGtgaagcatttagcacagtgcctggctgtgatggttgattttgtgaggcaacttgactgggttaagtgaaagggatgcccagatagctggtaaaacatttctGGGTGTGTTCATGAGGGCGTTTCTAGAAGGGATTCGCATTTTAATCGGTGGACTGAGCAAAGAAGTTCCACCCTCACCAAAGTGGGTGGGCACCATACAATCCGTTGagggcctggatagaacaaaaaggcagaggaagcgcCAATCCCCTGTCTCTGCTtgtgctgggacatccatcttccttgcccttggacatcagcattcctggttctcaggcctttgaactcTGACTGGGACTTACACCATTGATCCCCCTGGTTGAGGCCCTTGGGTTTGGACTGGAACTACACTAAcagctttcctgggcctccaggttgCAGAGGGAAGATTGGGAAgcttcttagcctccataatctTGTGAGCCAATCCCTAATATAAATCTCTTTCCATACATCTCTgtatatcctattggttttgtgtctctgaagaaccctgactgaCACACTGACACAaagtaagccctcaataaatgttattattcttttattattattatagctggAAAGGTCAGAGCCATCAGCCACGGCCCTTTGTCCAAACGCATACATTCTGCCTTTGCTGCCTTACTGCTAAAGGAAGCCTCAGGATGTAGAAATTGCATTGGCCTGGGCATCAGGAAACATGGGTGGAAATTCCAATGATACTATTAATTCACTGTGTGACCTCGGGAAAGTCACATCCCCTTCCTGGGGCTTAGACTCTCCAAGCTATAAAACAAGGAgcatttcttaaccttttttagGTCATGAGTCAGGCCCCAAGATGCTCTTAGTGAAACTGATGAAAGCTATAGATGCTTTTCCTGGAGAAAAACTTAGTCCCCTTTACACAGAAATTTCTGTATATAAATCAAGAGGTTTCAGTGACTCCCTGAATTCTATTCATGACTCACAAATACCAGGGGGTAAGAATCCTTGGATTAGGTAAGTTATAATGATAGTAGCAGTGATGGTGGTAATAAGagctaacacttattgagtgcctCTTGTGTGCTGGGAACTTAGCAAAgtgttcacatatatatattgagGTGCCTTGTACTattgtggtaggctgaataatggtcccccaaagatgtcccTGTCTGCTGCAACCTGTGAGTATGCTACTTTACATGGCaagagggattttgcagatgcaattaaatGAAGGatcctgaagtgggaagattattTGGATTATCTGGGTGTGCCAAATATGATTGCAAGGTTCCTATGAGAGGGAAATAGTAAGGTCAGGGTGAGAGAAGATGAGATGACGATGAAAGCAGAGGGATGAAGGGTGGCGTGATGATGAAAGCAGAGGTCGGAGTGATGcgtggccatgagccaaggaatgcaggcagcctctagaagctggaaaaggcaaggaaacaggttTTCCCATAGAGCCTCTGGACGGAATGCAGGCTTGCTGACCTATTTCAGACTTTTgagctctagaactgtaagataatacatttgtgctgATTTCAGACTAAATCTGTGGTAACCTGTTATAGTACCAACACATAACTAATGCAACTAACTGTCCTGAGTTGATAGGTGAAGAACTCTCAGGGAGGTGAAGTCGTGGGCCTAAGACCAGGCAGTAAGTGGTGTAACAGATGCAAACTCATCATGGCCTCTCCACAGATCCTTCCAGATCTAGAGGGAGAGGATTCTAGAGCCCTGGGAGATCCAGAAGCAGggagaaattagccgggcatggtggcacatacctgtaatcccagctactcaggaggcctaggcaagagaatagcttgaacccaggaggcagaggttgtggtgagctgagatcacaccactatgctccagcctgggcgacagagactcgttttcaaaaaaaaaaaaaaaggtcaggtgtggtggcttgcacctgtgcacctgtaatcccagcactttgggaggccaaggcgggtggatcacaaggtcaagagattgagaccatcctggcaaacatggtgaaacccaatctctactaaaaatacaaaaattagctgggcatggtggcgcatgcccgtagtcccagctactcgggaggctgaggcaggagactcgcttgaacccaggaggtggaggttgcagtgagccgagattgtgccactgcactccagcctggtgacagagtgagactaaaaaaaaaaaaaaaaaaagttgggggagtgggggagaagCAAAGAGCAGAGTGAATGGAACGAGGTGGGCACCAGACAGGGACGATGGGGCGCCAGAGGGTGAGGCTCTTCTTGCCCGAGGATCTCTCCTCCACAGCACCCGCCCCCCCAGCTGATCACCTTTATGGCCAATCCGTTTTCCCAAATGGCGTTGTATTGGCTTCCACTGGGGAAGTACAGGGTTCCTTCGCCGTGAAACATGCCATCCTTCATTTCCCCAACATATATTGTTTCGGTAGGGAGGATGTACTTGGCTTTGCCCTCCATCCTGTAAAGACACAGGGAAATCACTGAGCCCTGTGTGACAGCTGGAGggtcagagctggcaggcaacagagtgagcaggAACCCCGTTCTCAGCATTCTCATCCTTCTCATCCCAGCAGTACTctgctgaaaacaaaatttttg
This sequence is a window from Gorilla gorilla gorilla isolate KB3781 chromosome 18, NHGRI_mGorGor1-v2.1_pri, whole genome shotgun sequence. Protein-coding genes within it:
- the LOC129527430 gene encoding MORN repeat-containing protein 5-like isoform X2, producing the protein MEYTGSKYIGEYVDGRMEGKAKYILPTETIYVGEMKDGMFHGEGTLYFPSGSQYNAIWENGLAIKGTYTFIDGLHYDEKNWHYCDGYDRRFYTEILNGLKPAGMAQLTNMDPPRKIPRGYYDCGDGFYNPVTRVVKGYRNRFLRNTGRFLPTLQHVFSSPTYKYVHLYVQMYAHT
- the LOC129527430 gene encoding MORN repeat-containing protein 5-like isoform X1; translation: MGDCEPPRTGTASALITVESVLYSASWTISIVPDKMMEGKAKYILPTETIYVGEMKDGMFHGEGTLYFPSGSQYNAIWENGLAIKGTYTFIDGLHYDEKNWHYCDGYDRRFYTEILNGLKPAGMAQLTNMDPPRKIPRGYYDCGDGFYNPVTRVVKGYRNRFLRNTGRFLPTLQHVFSSPTYKYVHLYVQMYAHT